One window of Candidatus Binatia bacterium genomic DNA carries:
- a CDS encoding SNF2-related protein, producing the protein MASPDVISLTPHHAKYYAHDLTRRAASGMDRLSMALFDASVDLNPHQIEAALFALQNPLSKGVILADEVGLGKTIEAGIVLCQSWAERRRRLLILCPASLRKQWALELQEKFNLPAVVLDARAYRQARREARNPLDQGAILILSYNFAHSIRDELRAIRWDLVVIDEAHK; encoded by the coding sequence ATGGCGTCGCCTGATGTCATCTCCCTGACCCCGCACCACGCCAAGTACTATGCCCATGACCTGACCCGTCGGGCGGCCTCGGGCATGGATCGCCTCTCGATGGCACTCTTTGATGCCTCGGTGGATCTCAACCCCCACCAGATCGAGGCGGCGCTGTTCGCGCTCCAGAACCCCCTCTCCAAGGGGGTGATCCTCGCCGACGAAGTCGGCCTCGGGAAAACCATCGAGGCCGGCATCGTACTGTGCCAGTCCTGGGCCGAGCGCCGGCGCCGGCTCCTGATCCTTTGCCCCGCGTCGCTGCGCAAGCAATGGGCGCTGGAGCTGCAGGAAAAGTTCAACCTGCCCGCGGTCGTCCTGGACGCCAGGGCATACAGGCAGGCCCGCCGGGAAGCCCGCAATCCGCTGGACCAGGGCGCCATCCTGATCCTGTCCTACAACTTCGCCCATTCGATCCGGGACGAACTGCGGGCCATCCGGTGGGACCTCGTCGTCATCGATGAGGCGCACAAG